The window gcatactcaccacctactggtcggggctggataaaggtggagatttataataaaaaattatttaaatattgatttatttctcacccacacctatcatagtgCTTCAAATTATACGGATTTggctactggagtcatatggattacttttagtctgcctttgtgtgatttttgaacattcaaagttttggtcaccattcacttgcattgtatggaccaacatatttttcaaacaatcttcatttatgttctgcagaagaaataaagtcagacacacctgggatggcatgagggtgagtaaatgatgagagaattatcatttttgggtgatcgtATTAAACATTGGCATTATATCAACGTGGCatgtatacatgaaaatataccTACTCAGCAAATAAGAAATTCCTAGTTAATGGAGAATGTATAAGTGCTGATGATATGTGGTGGATGTGATGTAATGGCTCAGCAAACTTCTTACCTTGCTCTGCATGAGTCTCAGCTCCTCACTAAGATGACAATTGACTTTGAGGAGCTGCTGGATCTTTGCCTCAGAGGCGTTGAGGGCACTTTTCACCTCCATGAACTCCTGCACAGTGATGGGGCTGTCTGACAAGTCTGAAGATTCAGAGCTCTGAGAAGGGAGATCACAGTTAGACATTAACTGGAGcacaatttttaatttaaattttaaattgaccctatttacttgaAAACACGTTCCTGGTTTTACTGCGCATGATTCAGCGATCCACATTACTCCGAAGAAAAATGCTgctgtcttcataatctttcataacaatgtaataacttgctccgccccTGAAAATAATTTTCTTCTTCATGTGACATCACCAGTCCCACTTATTTTTCAACCTCTCCCCACCAACCACCTGATTCCATTCTGGTATGTATTGCCAACTTTTCACAATTCAATCAATtttcaatggataaaatcaagtccagcCCTACTGTTTTCACATGGAATGTCCTGTTCTACTCATAAATTATTCTActcatatgaaaataaaatgggttgcaaatgcagtTACTTAAAGCCAAACCaaacaacatgaactcaaagatGTACCTTGGCCCGCTCGTCTTTTCCCGATGTTACTTCCGGCTCTGTATCCTCATCTGAAGCCACGCTGTCATAATCCGGTTGGTCAGTCTCTGGACTTTCACTGCTGTGCTGGTTGCTAATATCCTTCAAAATTAACTCTACATTATCTGGGTGAAAAAAATGACCAAGGGCACAATTTAACTTTATTGGTCATTCAAGGAATAGtggaaatgtaataaaatagTAAAACATTCTGTCCTTATTTACTGCAAAATAGATGAAAAAGAGGTCAATAATACTCACACAAACctattgtatagcttcagaagcTTTGTAATATAGTGCATATACAGTGTATAGCAAATATATaataagttgtatggactactgttaCGAAGCTTTTGTTgtacatttttgtcctttttggagcttgacagcctatGGTCCCTATGACCTGCTGTTGCTGTATGGAAAATATCTATgtgaaaattcttcaaaaattctccattagtgttccacggaagaaaaaaacagcacacaggtttaaaacaaaatgggtgtgagtaaataatgagagaattataattatttggtgaactattcttttcagTTAATGAAGTAAAAGGCAAAACCAAGACCTTTCATCACCTTTGAAATTATCAGGAGAATTTCCTTGCTGACGGCGTTTGGCATCAGTTAAAATATCAATAACCAACGTTGCAAACTCATGTGCATTGAATCTCGCAAGCTTCTGCCGGCCctgcaatatatttaaaaaaaatgccataaacaTGCCATGAACAGATGAGAACTGACTGATATCTTGCCAGTGATGGGTAGCGTGTGGTTTTAGGAAGTGTGTGCACATCTATGTCTATGTACCTGATTCCTAGTAGAAGAATATTCAGGGTTGACAGGGAGGAAAGGTACCACTGTAGTGTCAGTGACCAAAGTGCTGTGGTTCTGAGTTGCAAGCCACACTAAAAcagcacaaaaattacataatttaaggATAAcgtaaattaagctcaatcgacagcatttgtggcataatgttgattaccacaaaaattaattttgacttgcctctccttttctttaaaaaaagaaaaaatctgtattacagtaaggcacttacaatggaagtgaatgggggcaaatttgtttgttaaaatactttttcaaaagtactgccacaagacataaacaatatgcatttaaaattactaatcttttctgggtaaagttagagccaattttacaacttcgccgccatgacgatgtaatgtcaacaaaccctaaaacgactgtaaaaatgaccatttaaacaactttacaactcaaataatatatgagtttaaacagaagaattacagtaatgtaagtgctttcataaaattataagcttcacatttctgcctttaaaccctccagaaattggccccagtcacttccattgtaagtgcctcactgtaaccttgacttttactttttttaaagaaaagaagggatcagtcgaaattattttttgtgataatcaacattatgccacaaatgctgattgaGCCAacgtctttctagcaagtcagtccactgtcggtcatttttggaacgctcccaggaggctatttccagtcatgagagtgcagctcctatctacttgaatgggggaacaccaaaatctcaaaaactgctTGCCCAGCTTATGTTTAAACAACATATTtacaatcagcagtaaaatctgtcaACATTTGTATCATAAAttttgcttctttacctcatattatgcaaaaagaaaaattttcctggcttgtatagctaacgcgcatgcgcgttctcgaactgattgacaggcgatgtctgtatctaaaaggtgattggctcttttacctttaaggcgggacttactttttacatccattgactgttggatGCTAGAGCTctttggttgggcgttccagcttcttccattaattttaatagaagtggcccgtctctcataaataaatagtctctgattgagcttaacttgtattgaacccggaatattcctttaaaaaccatAAAGGTAAAAGCAGTATTTCCAGGGTTTcaacactttttgaccaatgaatttccatgcccTCTCCAGTCATCTGAATAAAGAGTTTTAACATTCAATTTCTGAAAGATCTgataatgaatcattcagaccaatttgtaAATCAGTTCAACGGATAATCAActcaaaagaacattttatatTCATGAGAAATGCAACATCAATCTAGAAATTCCCATGACATCTCAATGACTTCCATGGCTTTTCCAGGCCCGATTTAATATTGCTTGGTCTTCCCAGGTTTTCTATGACAGTGGGAACCTTGTATTTCAGGTtaggaaaaaaaatgaatgtctTTGTAGGAGATACAGTGTACTGAGAAGTGTAAAATCAGCAGGTCGTTATTCATCTCTAACCTGCATCTGTTTCTCTTCTGTCAACTTCATCATAAACATCCATGGCTAGTTCTTCAAACTGATGATTACTGAGCTGAGAACAACAAAACAAGGTCATTATATAAACAGCAAACCTCAGGAGTCAAAAAGATGGTGTAATGAATACGATTTCATAATGCTCTGATGagatcaaaaaacatttttaatacatttttatgtggAGTGTTTGCCTTTATTTAGATTTTACAAACTAATGTATGACTGTATAAAAATAACTTACAGATTGAAGTTTCTTCTTTGCTGCTTTGGCCAATTCTGACAAATCAAGActgctgtatataaaatatatgtaagAAACAGTTACCAAATTctcataaataattttaagaaatcGATCAATCACATGCATTTCCATACTTACACATTTCTTATCCATATGGTGCGagcaaagaaaacaaattgtATAATTAaggattatttaaaaaacaatgcattaaatgatctgcatgcaaaaaaaaaaaaaagagcttatcCTACCTATCTGCTACTTGAGGGATTAGAAAGTGTTGACCGTTTTTATGATCTAAGAAAAATAAAGCAATACTGAGCATTTTCAACATCTAGATAATGACGAATTCATATGTAAAACATACTATACTGACCTGGCTTTCTTCCACACAGATAGAATGCTATTCTGTCTGTCAGCTCAAACTGTATCTCCACCAGCCTGTCAGCAAGGTCCTGGTGTCCCGCTTGCCTGTAGCACGGCATAATAGATAACAGAACACAATACAAAGCACATATTACaatttaatgttaaatatttatattggggctgttgatttaatgtgcTAATTCAATGTGATTATTTACCCATTAAAAAACGGTAAATAATAATCAATGTCCTCGGACTGTAATAAGAAAAATGAATAacgttggagcaattcaagcttgaagtaccacctgttttcagcagggggcagtaagcacaactccagctgtataaccaacacacagctgtacagagaacaaaccacactcaggcttgctcaTCACtagagacagcacaagatgagaatgcattcttgcgttcaaacacagctgtatAGAGTgcaattccaaatgcagggatcttgagacgtgtttttctaagtttcaaacttaatttgatttgatgtgtatgacgcaaccaaagtgacaCGCACCAAAAACATCTGTCTGACGCATCTGTACATTTACGAATCCTTAGAAAAACCCTTGTAATACATCTGtctcggacagattgatgaattcaattgcaaaatggatttcagtggactgtaggccaatgacagacttatgttcaataatatggaaataaacattatattgccttctaaagccactttttttattgtcttatcaatgcttaattTGTCTGCCACATTTAGTGTTGTCactgtaccaaaatttcagtagttggtaccgataccattgaaatttcacggttctcgatacgaattttgataccacagacaaaatatgaaaatgtgctACAGAACAcataagtttagttatttttaataattatttaaataattatagtttaataattattattttccagaacatgttttaaagtttaatttaatcatcaaattTGTTTCTactcaattaattcttaaaacttttaataagtgaaaatataatgtcactgcatttttttttgccaaacttttattcaacagctgtcttgcttgtgataaattgattaattattgttattattattattattattattattattattattactactacattttactatacagttgtaatatattttttattcaaagttttatttaatttcaagcatctagcttttattttgaatcatgcttttaatATGACGTGTAAAATTCCGTTTTTTGCTGGAAGCAtcacttttccagataaacagttcgcgacacggcccagtgtgatcactgaagacttttaagtcatgtCTTAAATCTCATCTGTTTATACTGAAacatctgacaaatgaaatgtaggacacagttttggagtgtttgtattttagactactggtgtttgtgtatgtggtaattttgaaatgttatgttttcaattttattaccgtaaagcactttggtcaactctgttgttttaaatgcaatataaataaagttgagtagagattaaagtgcaaatgctgtgatttaattatataaagtttacatgtgctgcgtggttcacagtggattaatgctctgctttgtcatctcatacaacgtgaatgattttcaatgtctgtggagtttctagaGTATGAGCAGTCGGAttaatacattcatttaaagtacgcagctcatccaAGTTAAGATTGCAGCCTtaagcggtttaataaatcacactaataCGTGTCACTTGGATAAACTGTCCATTTCAGTAGTGAAAGAAGTAACAGAGGACACGTTCAaattaagcctgtgagcattttaaagctgccGTGTGTGAATCATATTGCACACTGGTATCAGacagagtcggtgctcggtactgcagaaacactagtATCGTtacaccttttttattttagtaccgacttggtagcAAAGTACCAGttcttttgacaacactagccacaataatgcaatttataattatataattatgattatttaatcattattgttatttggtggctttctctgcaaatatttatataggcaaattacaatttgaattgattgacagccctactttttaCTGATTTTTTTCAGGTTTGGTGTCTTGTTCTGCCATATATTTCCCTCACCTGGCGTAGTCAATTGGAGTATTTCCAGAACTGTCCAGTGCTCCTGGATCTGCCCCGTACACCGTAAGCAGCTCTGCCTGTAACAGCTGGCCTGCTTTAGCTGCCACATGTAATGGAGTATTTCCTTTCTCcttaagaaaacaaatatatacatacatattggAATAATTCAAGACTGCAAACTCAGCCTGTGTTGTCCATGGCTATCTAAAACTCCTGCTACGCATGTTCTCTTACAAAGTTTCTGCCACTCAACTGGCCTGCAAAatattaaacagctttaaacttagAAAGCAATTCAATTTTATTCTAAACTAAGTGGATAAATACAAAGAGCTCTATCTATATTCCACAAAAGTTGCATTATATTTAACTACATACTGCATTATCACAACACAACATATTATTTATTGGCTTTTAAAGTTACCGGATGGAAAAAGTTAGCCTGCGCTCCCAGTGACAACAGCCTTAGACAGGTTTCCAAATTGCCGGTTCTCACACTTGAGTGAAGTTGCTGAAAACAAGTTTGACGTGACGCTCATCAACACAGTTTATATGCATTATTTTgcatataatgcatttttatatacATCATTCATTGTATGAAAGATGTTTTTGCCCACACTTTATTGCATATTAAGTTACATTCCAGATTCTCTTACCTTGCTGAGGTCTTTAGCAGTGACACTAtcatcttctcgacatggcatTCGATGAACAAAAGCCAGCATTTGATATTTAGCCTTTATGAAATCTGTTTTGTTGGGGCTGAGAGAGAAAGTAAACACAATAAAGTGAGAATGGTTATACGGAGAGACTCACTTGGCTCTAGATGTCATGATACATGAGACTCTATAACTCACTGGACTCTGTCCTGAGGGTTTGCTTTACGCTTTCCACTCATGATGGAAGATGGATCCAGAAGACTGTGTTCCCAGATTGAATTTGCTCCATTATTGTATAAAGATTTCACCATCTGTGGATAAACATCAAGCAAAATGAAATAAATCTAACTAGTTTAGTGTGTCTGACTTTTAAGCTCAACCACTTTCAAGAtgctgaaatattttaaataagtaatgcaGTTGTTACTGCATACACATACAGTGGACccataaagtatttggacactttaggaCACATGAGAAGGTATGAACttcattgcattagacaacaaaatatcaaaccaagtttaATCTGCAAGCAAATGTTGCTACAGCTCTTTTTTTATCCTCATTGTGAACAATATAGCCTAACTACTAAACAGCAGCAGGTCTAATTTGCATTATGAGACCAGCATAGAATCAGAATGTATGAATTCCAAAATCTATAGTTATGACAACTGTGAAGCCACCAATTCTaggcaaataaaaaaagaagaagaggaggGAAGCTACACAGACCACTGTGTTCTATTTCTGTTTGAGGAACTAAGACACAATGCCTCATTTCCTCTTAATGAAACCCCCTATAAATGCAAAGTGCAAGAGTGTAGCATGCATCACCTGTAGCTGAGAGGGCGGCCACAGAGTTTGGGTCAGGTGCCGGACCTGAGAACTGTGGCGACCAAGACCTCGGTGAATACTGCAGCATTCATCACAGATCAAAATGCCACGATTGATTGAAGCCCAACGAGCATCTGAGGaagagaatgtaaaaaaaaaaaaaaaaaaaagtgattaaaattGACCATGGTTGACCAGTTTCTGCCAAAACATCAATATGAgtcttatttacttttttattctgtatctaattttattatataattttttatgcaTCATAAAAATCTTTcattcttaaataaaaaataaaataaaaaaatgtgattgACCAATGACTTTTTCAAAgagtattttataatatatatatatatatatatatatatatatatatatacaggtgcatctcaataaattagaatgtcgtggaaaagttcatttatttcagtaattcaactcaaattgtgaaactcgtgtattaaataaattcaatgcacacagactgaagtagtttaagtctttggttcttttaattgtgatgattttggctcacatttaacaaaaacccaccaattcactatctcaaaaaattagaatacatcataagaccaataaaaaaacatttttagtgaattgttggccttctggaaagtatgttcatttactgtatatgtactcaatacttggtaggggctccttttgctttaattactgcctcaattcggcgtggcatggaggtgatcagtttgtggcactgctgaggtggtatggaagcccaggtttctttgacagtggccttcagctcatctgcattttttggtctcttgtttctcattttcctcttgacaataccccatagattctctatggggttcaggtctggtgagtttgctggccagtcaagcacaccaacaccatggtcatttaaccaacttttggtgcttttggcagtgtgggcaggtgccaaatcctgctggaaaatgaaatcagcatctttaaaaagctggtcatcagaaggaagcatgaagtgctccaaaatttcttggtaaacgggtgcagtgactttgctttttaaaaaacacaatggaccaacaccagcagatgacattgcaccccaaatcatcacagactgtggaaacttaacactggacttcaagcaacttgggctatgagcttatccacccttcctccagactctaggaccttggtttccaaatgaaatacaaaacttgctctcatctgaaaagaggactttggaacactgggcaacagtccagttcttcttctccttagcccaggtaagacacctctgacattgtctgtggttcaggagtggcataacaagaggaatacaacaactgtagccaaattccttgacacgtctgtgtgtggtggctcttgatgccttgaccccagcctcagtccattccttgtgaagttcacccaaattcttgaatcgattttgctggacaatcataaggctgcggttctctcggttggttgtgcatctttttcttcaaacactttttccttccactcaactttctgttaacatgcttggatacagcactctgtgaacagccagcttctttggcaatgaatgtttgtggcttaccctccttgtgaagggtgtcaatgattgtcttctggacaactgtcagatcagcagtcttccccatgattgtgtagcctagtgaaccaaactgagagaccattttgaaggctcaggaaacctttgcaggtgttttgagttgattagctgattggcatgtcaaaatattctaattttttgagatagtgaattggtgggtttttgttaaatgtgagccaaaatcatcacaattaaaagaaccaaagacttaaactacttcagtctgtgtgcactgaatttatttaatacacgagtttcacaatttgagttgaattactgaaataaatgaacttttccacgacattctaatttattgagatgcacctgtatatacacacacacacacagtactgtgcaaaagtcttaggcacataagatgtttcacaaaagcatttgtcttaagatggttatttatatcttcagctttagtgtgtcaataggaaacataaatgttagactcccagacattacttctgcaaatagaaaagattagaatagaagaacagggagccctgcaacagatgtcatggcccccacaaagccccccactgaacatcatgtcagtctggtttacatgaagagacagaagcaattgagacagccaaaatagatagaagaactgtggcgaattctccaagaagcttggaacatccggtctgcaaacaaccaagaaaaactgtgtccaggtgtacctaggagaattggtgctgttttaaaggcaaaggtggtcccatcaaatattgatttagcttttttatgtttactggactttgtatgacattaagtgataaatgaaaactatttatgtcattatttttgaagacatcctcactatgcaacatttttcaccagtgcctaaaacttttgcacagtattgtgtgtgtgtgtatatatatatatatatatatatatatatatatatatatatatatataaaattattaaaatatatcatttatttaatatattattgtataaatTACAGTTCGGTGACTAATATACAAGAACTACTGCAAACAGGCCTGCACATAATAAGTAAACAATATAACAATCtattggaaatatatttttggcCTCTTTCTGATTTATCCAAACCTAAATTATCCGAATATTGGGAATTATTACTGCGTTTGCCTGAAAATTCTCTCGCATTAATTCCGTTTATAAGCATCTGGCTGAATAAACTCTAGCAAGATGTTACCAACACAATAAATAAACATCGGGGCGAATTCGACAGCTACACTTTTTATTAATTACCTTCATTAATATAAACAGCGACGCTACTAATGAATGATTAAACCCATTTCCTGTGATAAAAGTAACGGATTGTGTCTCCGTTTGtctttggtttgttttgctttgttaatCTTACCGGGAGCGCTGCAGTCGGCGCAGATCTCTCTGTTTCGTGCTCTTATTGACATCATACAACCGCGCTACACGCCAGTCTCGGTGATAATCTACAAcagcaacaataataataataatgcgttTAACGCATTAATGCGGGAAAAGGGACAGCTGTGGGGAAGCCTTGTTTTCCCCTTGATCCTCCTTGTTTGACGCTTTTTTTAACTTCCTGGAAGAGGAGGAGATTAGGAGTGATGGGCGGAGAAATTACGGACGCGACGCGACCAGCTAGAACGCTCCCAGTAACATCAATGGATCAGTTGTACTGTAGTTTGTCGCGTAGCGTCACTAGCGGAGTAGATTGTGGAACGATAAATATGGGAATAAAACACCAACTAAAGTGGTTGGTTGTAATCTTAACATGGTATACAGCAGGAGCATAACTGTTCTGCTTTTCAGGTTGTTcggaaaacatacattttaacgaATGTATTGGGTAAAATAATAATTTGGAGGAACAGTAGTGTGCTATGGAGAATGAAAAACATCTTTGAGGGTTTTGATGTCTAAAGATTTGATGTCCTGTTCTCATCTGGAAATTGAAATGACCTTTGCTGGACTTCCTTCTGATATTGACCTAATCTTGTACAGTATGTAGGCCCTGCTTGATACTAAATGCTGCCCTTCATTTTGATCTTGACCTCATTCCTGTTTTAGAAAGATCTTTTATCATCTGTAGCAACCTTTTTCATTAGTGGGTCAAAGGAGTTATACTTCTTAAACTTCAGCACTTAGAAGATCAAGAACCTTACAGATCTTCTAGTGTATGCCTTCTTGTATTAAACAAAGCTGAGTTGTCTTTCCCTTTTCgactttaaaggaaaagttcacccaaaaattaaacattctctcatcatttactcactctcatgccattcaagatgtgtctgactttctttcttctgctgaacacaaatgaagatttttagaagaatgttttagctctgtaggtccatacaaagcaagtgaaaggtgaccaaaactttgaatctccaaaaagcacataaaggcagcacaaaactAATCCATACCatctcagtggttaaatctgtatcttcagtgatataggtgtgagtgagaaagagatcaatatttaagtcctttttactataaatttccacctttgaccagccctgactagtaggtggcgatatacaatGCAAAtcgctaaaaataaaaataaaggaatgtggaagtgaaagtagaaatttatagtaaacaaggacttaaaaattggtctgttactcacacatatctcttctgaagacatgggtttaatcactggagtcatatggaatacttttaggctaccttttatgtgctttttggagcttcaaagttttggtcaccattcactttcattgtatgggcctactgagctgagacattcttctaaaaatctccatttgtgttttacagaagaaagaaagtgggaTGTCCTGAGGGTGAGTATGATgaaagaatttgtatttttgtgtgaacgattcctttaaagAGATTTAAACTGCCTTTATttcaaaatgaactgtattcctgTGTGACCGTGCATCCTGTCTTCGACATATTTCTAACCTAACCCCTTACAGTTTAACCACTAGCTTTTACTCTTATTATTTGACTTAAGTGTTTGTTTGAGGTAACAGATTATATTATTGTTCACTTTATCTTCCCACTCTCTCATGTTCTTATTCTGTTCAGCTGCATGTCCTCAGAAACACATATTCCT of the Myxocyprinus asiaticus isolate MX2 ecotype Aquarium Trade chromosome 42, UBuf_Myxa_2, whole genome shotgun sequence genome contains:
- the LOC127432221 gene encoding ARF GTPase-activating protein GIT2-like isoform X16, which translates into the protein MMSIRARNREICADCSAPDARWASINRGILICDECCSIHRGLGRHSSQVRHLTQTLWPPSQLQMVKSLYNNGANSIWEHSLLDPSSIMSGKRKANPQDRVHPNKTDFIKAKYQMLAFVHRMPCREDDSVTAKDLSKQLHSSVRTGNLETCLRLLSLGAQANFFHPEKGNTPLHVAAKAGQLLQAELLTVYGADPGALDSSGNTPIDYARQAGHQDLADRLVEIQFELTDRIAFYLCGRKPDHKNGQHFLIPQVADSSLDLSELAKAAKKKLQSLSNHQFEELAMDVYDEVDRRETDADNVELILKDISNQHSSESPETDQPDYDSVASDEDTEPEVTSGKDERAKSSESSDLSDSPITVQEFMEVKSALNASEAKIQQLLKVNCHLSEELRLMQSKLNSLQNENSSLKWQTPNSLGRPQDLPHRAPPRGCRAMSMYETGSSLRQYHPRGETVHPDTNLTLQPLPSNIGKGPSVTAFSSLPSFPSSLSWSWNERTQRGCSLDAQRNMPENDYDKTLNHVALEDPGGRGSGWLGDGTVPQSENPSEVECDSNLPCTEDVISKTELITKNIQELLRAAQENNHESFVPCSERILVAVTEMATLFPKRPSSEMVRGSLRLLTSSASRLQGECQKATPHDSQQVIQCAYDIAKAAKQLVTVTTKDSN
- the LOC127432221 gene encoding ARF GTPase-activating protein GIT2-like isoform X12 gives rise to the protein MMSIRARNREICADCSAPDARWASINRGILICDECCSIHRGLGRHSSQVRHLTQTLWPPSQLQMVKSLYNNGANSIWEHSLLDPSSIMSGKRKANPQDRVHPNKTDFIKAKYQMLAFVHRMPCREDDSVTAKDLSKQLHSSVRTGNLETCLRLLSLGAQANFFHPEKGNTPLHVAAKAGQLLQAELLTVYGADPGALDSSGNTPIDYARQAGHQDLADRLVEIQFELTDRIAFYLCGRKPDHKNGQHFLIPQVADSSLDLSELAKAAKKKLQSLSNHQFEELAMDVYDEVDRRETDAVWLATQNHSTLVTDTTVVPFLPVNPEYSSTRNQGRQKLARFNAHEFATLVIDILTDAKRRQQGNSPDNFKDNVELILKDISNQHSSESPETDQPDYDSVASDEDTEPEVTSGKDERAKSSESSDLSDSPITVQEFMEVKSALNASEAKIQQLLKVNCHLSEELRLMQSKLNSLQNENSSLKWQTPNSLGRPQDLPHRAPPRGCRAMSMYETGSSLRQYHPRGETVHPDTNLTLQPLPSNGCSLDAQRNMPENDYDKTLNHVALEDPGGRGSGWLGDGTVPQSENPSEVECDSNLPCTEDVISKTELITKNIQELLRAAQENNHESFVPCSERILVAVTEMATLFPKRPSSEMVRGSLRLLTSSASRLQGECQKATPHDSQQVIQCAYDIAKAAKQLVTVTTKDSN
- the LOC127432221 gene encoding ARF GTPase-activating protein GIT2-like isoform X8 — its product is MMSIRARNREICADCSAPDARWASINRGILICDECCSIHRGLGRHSSQVRHLTQTLWPPSQLQMVKSLYNNGANSIWEHSLLDPSSIMSGKRKANPQDRVHPNKTDFIKAKYQMLAFVHRMPCREDDSVTAKDLSKQLHSSVRTGNLETCLRLLSLGAQANFFHPEKGNTPLHVAAKAGQLLQAELLTVYGADPGALDSSGNTPIDYARQAGHQDLADRLVEIQFELTDRIAFYLCGRKPDHKNGQHFLIPQVADSSLDLSELAKAAKKKLQSLSNHQFEELAMDVYDEVDRRETDAVWLATQNHSTLVTDTTVVPFLPVNPEYSSTRNQGRQKLARFNAHEFATLVIDILTDAKRRQQGNSPDNFKDNVELILKDISNQHSSESPETDQPDYDSVASDEDTEPEVTSGKDERAKSSESSDLSDSPITVQEFMEVKSALNASEAKIQQLLKVNCHLSEELRLMQSKLNSLQNENSSLKWQTPNSLGRPQDLPHRAPPRGCRAMSMYETGSSLRQYHPRGETVHPDTNLTLQPLPSNIGKGPSVTAFSSLPSFPSSLSWSWNERTQRGCSLDAQRNMPENDYDKTLNHVALEDPGGRGSGWLGDGTVPQSENPSEVECDSNLPCTEDVISKTELITKNIQELLRAAQENNHESFVPCSERILVAVTEMATLFPKRPSSEMVRGSLRLLTSSASRLQGECQKATPHDSQQVIQCAYDIAKAAKQLVTVTTKDSN
- the LOC127432221 gene encoding ARF GTPase-activating protein GIT2-like isoform X9; protein product: MMSIRARNREICADCSAPDARWASINRGILICDECCSIHRGLGRHSSQVRHLTQTLWPPSQLQMVKSLYNNGANSIWEHSLLDPSSIMSGKRKANPQDRVHPNKTDFIKAKYQMLAFVHRMPCREDDSVTAKDLSKQLHSSVRTGNLETCLRLLSLGAQANFFHPEKGNTPLHVAAKAGQLLQAELLTVYGADPGALDSSGNTPIDYARQAGHQDLADRLVEIQFELTDRIAFYLCGRKPDHKNGQHFLIPQVADSSLDLSELAKAAKKKLQSLSNHQFEELAMDVYDEVDRRETDAVWLATQNHSTLVTDTTVVPFLPVNPEYSSTRNQGRQKLARFNAHEFATLVIDILTDAKRRQQGNSPDNFKDNVELILKDISNQHSSESPETDQPDYDSVASDEDTEPEVTSGKDERAKSSESSDLSDSPITVQEFMEVKSALNASEAKIQQLLKVNCHLSEELRLMQSKLNSLQNENSSLKWQTPNSLGRPQDLPHRAPPRGCRAMSMYETGSSLRQYHPRGETVHPDTNLTLQPLPSNIGKGPSVTAFSSLPSFPSSLSWSWNERTQRGCSLDAQRNMPENDYDKTLNHVALEDPGGRGSGWLGDGTVPQSENPSEVECDSNLPCTEDVISKTELITKNIQELLRAAQENNHESFVPCSERILVAVTEMATLFPKRPSSEMVRGSLRLLTSSASRLQGECQKATPHDSQQVIQCAYDIAKAAKQLVTVTTKDSN